The following nucleotide sequence is from Rhodospirillales bacterium.
CCGTCGGCGCGGCGCGGGTGGGATCGGTCCGCCACGCCTTCGCCGCCCGGCTCAAGGATTTTCCCGGCGTGTTCGAGGTGGCGGCGGACGGAGTCCGCCTCGACCCGCGGCTCGCCGATTTCGAAACCCGCACCCGGGCCGTCGCCGACGCGCTCGAAAGCTTGCGCGCCAAGGGCGAAATCCCCGGCTGGCGCGACGAGCCGTACCCGGTGGCGGAATCCTTTTCGGCGCCGGCGTTGATGACCATGGAGCGCGCCGCGGTGCCGCTGTTCGGGGTGCGCGGCTACGGCGTGCACATGAACGGCGTGGTCGGCGCGGGCGCGGGCTTGCGCATGTGGGTGGCGAAGCGGAGCCTTTCCAAGCCGACCGGCCCCGGCAAGCTCGACCAGCTGGTGGCGGGCGGCCAGCCGGCCGGCGTCGCGCTCGCCGACAACCTGGTCAAGGAGTGCGCCGAGGAAGCGGCGATCCCCG
It contains:
- a CDS encoding DUF4743 domain-containing protein, with protein sequence MAFIDRIEECRRFDPADYRPFTVGAARVGSVRHAFAARLKDFPGVFEVAADGVRLDPRLADFETRTRAVADALESLRAKGEIPGWRDEPYPVAESFSAPALMTMERAAVPLFGVRGYGVHMNGVVGAGAGLRMWVAKRSLSKPTGPGKLDQLVAGGQPAGVALADNLVKECAEEAAIPADLARRAVPIGTVSYLTERPEGLRHDVLFNYDLELPESFRPHNADGEVESFHLWPIDEVIATVRDTDRFKFNCALVAIDFLIRRGLIAPDHPDYVALTGGLHQ